In the Commensalibacter nepenthis genome, CTCTTTTTTAAACGCCTTTCTAAAGAAACGTTGTGCTGCTTTGATATTTCTTTTAGCTGTTAACAAGAAATCAATAGCAGTTCCATTCTTATCAATGGCTCTATATAGATACTTCCACTGACCTTTTACTTTGATATAGGTTTCATCAATCCTCACCTCACCACAATGGGGTTTTCTATAGCTTCTCAAACGTTTTTCTAATAGTGGTGCATAGCGTAATACCCAACGGTTTAACGTGCTATGATCAACGCTTACTCCACGCTCTAAAAACAATTCCTCAATGTCTCGATAGCTAAGACAATAGCGTAAATACCAGTTTACCGCTTGGATAATCATCAATCCATTAAAATGACGACCTTTAAAATCATCCCTAGATCTTAATATAAGCTTGCTATAGATACCAATAGACATAAATCGTTCCTAAAATATAAATACTCACTCCATTTTTATATCATACTAAAATACATAATTAAATTTG is a window encoding:
- a CDS encoding IS6 family transposase, which produces MSIGIYSKLILRSRDDFKGRHFNGLMIIQAVNWYLRYCLSYRDIEELFLERGVSVDHSTLNRWVLRYAPLLEKRLRSYRKPHCGEVRIDETYIKVKGQWKYLYRAIDKNGTAIDFLLTAKRNIKAAQRFFRKAFKKEGLFAPTHIGTDKALPFPKTIQTMKNEYILPNRCVHETKKSLQQGIENDHFRLKRGIPRNGCFQSFHTARKTLNGYEAILWIKKGLGFKGKWTINEQIKLIQNIFGLNNNIPV